From bacterium:
AATATTAAAAAGCGTATCGGCCATCACTGTATCGGCTGGTGGATACTCCGAACCGGAAACTATATAGGGCGGGGATAAATCGACGACAAAGCCACACTCGATTGCCGAATAAGCAGTTAGGGTTATCATAAAAACAATAATGGCGATTCTAAGTGCTTTACTCATCTTCGCCTCCATTCTCTCGGGTTTCCGTTATCGTGACTACAACCCTCCTGTTAATAACTCTTCCTTCAGGGAGCCCATCATCGCCTATTTGTTCACGAACAAGAAAGCCTTCTTTCCACAATTCCAGGGTATATGGTTCAGTTTCAGCGTAACCCTTACTCAAAATATTAACATCGTGTTCAATCATCCATTGTTCAAGATTTTCTCCGTCTGTTAGCTCTAGAATCCCAGTCATATATGCCATGAGCCTGATTTCCACACTTTTAGCACGGTCCCGCGAAAGTTCGAGATTGCGTCTGTGGCCACCTATTATGTCTGTATGGCCCTGCAGCTCGGCATAAATCGATGATTCATCTGAAGACCCTTTTTCCACAATATATCGTGCAACCCACTCGAGGCGATCCTTAAGGTAGCGCGACTGCGGTGAGGGTGCATCGAAGATGAATTGCACGAGAAGAAGTCTATCTGTTCGCTCTTCACGATAGATAACCTCTGTGCCAAGCTCTTTTCGTGTGCATTTTTCAGAGGTTTGCCCGAGTTCATCCACGGCTGAAATACACACCGCAAATTTTTCGCCGAAGGGGATTAATCCGCCCTCTGAGTCCCTCCAATCCCACGATATCCGTTCATTAACTCTATCTTCGCCGGAGGCTATAGTAAGAAGACGATTATCTTTTTCGTCTAGGAAAAAGAGTTCCCATTCTGAAATATCGATTTCTGAATGGGCCGAAAAAACTATCTGGCAATCTGCAAATTCCTCTGGTTCGTAGCTAAGGGCTGAATGTATTTCGCGGGGTTTATATGCAATGGCATCACCGGAAAGGAATGCTAATACTTTTCCCTCGGACAAGGTCTCGTCCGAACTGGCTAAAACTCTATGTTTAAGAAACTCGGGTAATTCACCAAGAAGTATTCGTTTTATTTGAAGAGATTTATAAATAGCTTCTTCTAAAAGGACGCCTTTCTCCGAAACGCGAATCACAAGCATGGAAAGTGGATTGCTTTTTAATTCATCGAGCACATCTGCAACAATATTCTTTGCCTGATGACTATCGAAAAGAGCAACATCTGATTCGAATCGAACATCGGGCATCTCGATTTCGATTTCGACGCGGCGATTTTCCTCATCTACAAGGCGTTGATACTCGGTGTATTGGCTTTCTCTAGCAACCCTGCGTTTGTCTGGTGGTTCGTCTCCTATAATTATCCTCGCCTTAGCTTCCGCAGCGCGTTTTAAAAGAGCAGACCTCACTGCCCGAGCCCGTTTTGCGGCTATTTCCCGCGAATCGGGTTCAGAAAGAGAATCATAATAACCATTGATAACAAATTTGGCTGATGGATTGAGAAGAATCCGCTCAGAGAGTATATCGAGAAGAGAATCGAATCTTATATCTATCTCGGAAGAGCCTTGTGTAAAGAAAATAACCGGCACAATAGATTCGTCCTGATTGATATAGCTCGCCTGATTAATCCTCAGTGTCTTGGGAGTTGCAGATACTTCGATTGTGGGAGGAAAAAAGATTTCTACAGAAGTAATCGCCGAATTATTTTCCTCATCAGATTCCTTTATCGTATTTTTTGAATCGATTATCGCCTCTAAATCCAATTTCCCTGCTTTCTTGCATAAATATTCGAAATCGAACACTTGCGGAAGTTCAGGCGAAAGCTTATCGACAGTAAAAACCTTTAAAACATCGCCGTCGATCTTCAATTCCACTGAAACGGCTTTGGCTTCGAGAGCAGAAGTATAAGCCTTCAGATGTATATGCATGGTGTCATCGATAGCGTATTTCTCTTTGTCGGAAGATATATTCACCGCGAGATCGGGTAAAACGACAAGTGGTTCAATATAGCCAACAAGTGCGAAACCATGGCCTGTACTTGCTTTCCCAAGTTCGCTGTGATGATATGAAAATGTATAATCGAACCTAAGGGGTATCATCCAATCGAAGTTAAACCCCGCGCCGAGCGATAGATCACGGTCGTTAAAACCAGCGCGGAAATTGAGTAACTCGCCAATCGGCATTGATTCGTAGCCGAGGCCGTATCCAAAATAAGAGCCCTCGGGCGCCGAAAAAGCATAGCTCAAGTTACCATAAATCGAACCATGTTTACTCATATCAAAGCGAAGTTGGCTGTTTAATTCCCTTCCGGATTTGCTCTCGAAAACGCCATCAAGGGCCATATCAGGATCGATAAGGTTTTCCATCGACAAACCAAAATTAAATCTGCTTTTAAGGCGGATAGTCAGGCCGACATCGCCTGTAAAAACCAGCTTCGAGTTACCATTATCGAAGATAGGATCATCAATATTATCTTCAGGACCGAAATCGAAATCGCCCTCATCATATGAATCAAAAATCATCCTTGCTCTCGCGCCAAGCGAGAGAACACCGATATTTTTTGAAAAGACAAGCCCTAAATTAGATATGGAGTATATATCAGATTGGGTTAATCCCCAGGAAAGTCCAGTTGAAAAACTCCTTAAGCTATGAAGATAACCGACATTGGCTAAATTTACAGGTTCTCCCAATCCTGCAAAAGGTGATTTGTAAGAAATTATAAAAATGTGGTTCTTGTTGATAGAAGCAAGGGCTGGATTGCCATCAGAAATAGCATCTTCGGAAATGAAGCTCGAAAAGGACCCGACTGCTTCGCCACGAGGTGTGGCAAGAATTACTCCAGAAATAAATATTAATGCGATTATATGAAGCTTTTTCATCTTTATCCTATTCTAAACAATATATATATTAAATATACACTAATAATTAATTTATTAAACCGCTTCGGTCAAGGCCAAAAGTTATAAAAAAAGAAAAATACAAGATTTATATATTTAGCGTTAGTTTTAAAACAGTTCAAATAACACTCAAATTGAGCTAGCTTTTAAAACATCAAATTTCAAGGCGCGAGAAAGACCATATTACTATGGGCGAACGAATAAATTGGAATTTTGAAAGATAAAAAGTCTAATAAACTACTCTCTCGACAACCTTTTCACTCGCTTTTGAGGGCTGCGGTTTTTAAAAGAAGAATTTTCTAGTAGCGACGAGCGCTTAAATATGTTTATCTTTTATAAGCGCGTTAAAAAGAAAAAGCCTTGCAATAGCAGAGAATCTATTTATTTTAAAAGCAAATTTTTTATAAATAAAATATTAGGAGGTGTAATGAGAAAGAGATTTGCTCTTCTTTGCGTAGTGGTTTCATTTGCGTTTTTTCTGGCTTGCCAAAGCGCTGAGTTAACATCGGCTAGGATATACGTCCAGCAAAATGATTATGAAAACGCTCTCAAACAGTTGAAGGTAGCCGAGCAAAAAGAACCTACCAACCCCGAAGTGTTCATTATGCTTGGAAAACTTTATGCCGAGATGGACAGCTTCGCGCTTATGACCAAGTCATTTGACCGAGCGCTCGAGCTGGATAGCACTGGGGTAAAAGACATCGACGCATGGCGGATAGATAAGCGCGCCAAGGTTTTCCGTAAAGGCCAAAAAGCTGGAGAAAGGAAAAAGTGGGAACAAGCAATAGAATATTCAGAGACAGCTGTTTTGATAGACCCATCTTATGTCGATGGCTGGTATAATCTCGGGTATTTTTATCAAAAAGCCGGGGCAGAGGAAAAATCCAAAGAAGCATATTTCAAGGCCTATCAATTGGAGCCGGATAATCTAATGCTTGCCAAGCAAGCGGCTGTATTTAAATATAACGAGGGTAACACCGATGAGGCCATCGATATACTCAACAAGGTGTTAGAAAACGGCGAACCAGACATCGAATCTTACACTCTCTTGGGTAATCTGTATGTCTCTAAAGGCGAAGCTGCCAAAGCCGAAAAAGTCCTCGATAAAGCTGAGGCGCTTGATCCCAACAATGCGAATTTACTTTTCGATCGCGGTGTCGCCAAATATAATCAGAAGGACTTCGATGGCGCTATAATATATTTTGGCAAGATATTGGAAATAGACACAAACAACCGCGATGCTTTATACAATTTGTCTCTGAGTCAATTTAGCGCAGGAAATTATAAAAGCGCTATTGTTTCGGCGGAGAAGCTAGTTAAAAACAATCCGCAAGATAGAGAAGGCTGGGAGCAGTTTTCCATGAGCCTTCTTCGGGGAGAACAGGTTCAAAAGGGCAAAACCGCTAATCTCGTTGTGGAATCCTTAGATGCTATGACTGAAGGTGATTTCGACACCGCTATTAAAAACCTTCAATCGGTAACAAAAAAGAATAAAGACTGGTGTGCTGCATGGGCTGTTCTTAAAGTTGCTTGTGATGAAAAAGGCGACTCCGAGGGTTCTACTGCAGCTCAGGCTGGACTCGATAGCTGTGGCAAGTAGGCCAGTATAACTCAAAATCTTTAATTTTACGGGGAACCTCAAGGTTCCCCGTTTTTTCCAAAATGAAAGCAAAGTACGCCGACATAGCCGTTCCCTCAGGACCAGATATGGTTTTCACCTACGAAATACCAGAATGGGCTGAAGACAAAATTTTGCCCGGAATGCGTGTAATAGTACCTTTTAGAAGAACACACACTGTCGGTATTGTCGTGCGTTTACTTGGAGACACAAAGCTCAAGCGAACGAAGATGATTTCGGAACTTCCAGACGACAAACCGCTTTTCACCTCAAACATGATGAATCTTCTCTATTGGCTTTCGAATTACTATGCCTGCCCGCTTGGGGATACTTATCGCGCGGCCTTACCCGGTGGCATAGGAATCGATGTTGAACGAATTATCGCGTTGGACCTCTCGAAAAAATTAGAAGGCAAATTGCCTAAAAAAGCCCAAGCAATTTTAGAATTGCTTAATCAAAGCGGAGAATTAAAGGAAGATACTCTACGAAACCTGGTCGGTAAAAACGGTTTCTTCCCGGCAATGGATGAATTACGAGCCAAGGGAGTTATTCGGATACAACTCCGCTCCAGAAGAACAAAAAAGATACGCACTGTCCTAACGGCGAAAAGCGCATTAAACCCAGATGAAATAAGCGAGGTTTTAGCTAAAATTAGATCGAATGCATCCAATCAGCGTGGTTTACTCGAGTTGCTTGCCGAAAACCCAAAAAAAGAACACATTCGCCGAGATTTATCTTCTCGGTTCGGAGCTGCAACAATAAAAAAAGCGGTAGATAATAACTGGCTTACCGAAGCATCGGAAGAGGTTTATCGACGACCGGGCATTAACCAAAGACTTGTATCTCATATCATCCCTCCAATTCTCACCGAGGCTCAATCGGATGCAGTCAAAACGATTATGGATTCCATCGTAAAAAGAGAATACAAGACTTTTTTACTTTGGGGCGTCACAGGAAGTGGAAAAACCGAGGTATATATGCGCGCGGCTCTCACCGCACGCGAGGCGAACATGGGAGTCCTGCTATTGGTCCCGGAAATTGCTCTAACGCCACAACTTTGGGGGTGTTTTGAAGCACGTTTCCCGAATGAGGTAGCCGTCTTGCATTCCGCGCTTAAACCGGGTGAACGATTCGATGCGTGGCGAAGGCTTGCCGATGGTGATCTCAAAATTGCCATAGGACCACGAAGCGCAGTTTTTGCGCCGGTTCAGAACCTCGGTCTAATAGTCATCGACGAGGAGCACGAGTCATCATATAAGCAGGAGGAACCTCCCCCTTATTACAACGCCCGTGATGCAGCAATTGTCCGTGCATCGATAGAAAAATGCCCGGTCATTCTCGGCTCGGCAACCCCATCGGCGGAAAGTTATTACAACTCATTAACCGGTAAATATCATCTTCTCGAGATGCCAGAGAGGATACCGGGCGCAGAGCTTCCGGGAGTTCGAATTGTCGATATGACACAGGAGCGAGAGGAATTTAATAATTACGCTTCTCTCTCTCGTGAACTCGAAGCAAAACTGATCGAAACAATCGACCGGGGCTTTCGCGCAATGTTGTTGATTAACCGACGCGGATTCTCTTCGTTTCTTCAATGTCCGGATTGCGGTTATATCCCTACGTGTGAGGCATGTGGTATAGGTTTAACATACCACAAGACAGACAATACGCTCCGCTGTCACTACTGCGCTGCCGAATCAGAGGCTCCTGCGGTCTGTCCTGAATGCGGTTCGAGCGTTATCAAATTTCGAGGTCACGGAACCGAGCGAATTGAGGAGGAACTTGCGGAAATCATCCCACCAGAAAAGATATTCCGTCTCGATGCTGATTCTGCCAAGATTGAAGGTGCCGCTAAAATACTCAATGATTTCCAAAACATTCCCGGCTCGGTGCTAATAGGAACACAGATGATAGCCAAAGGCCATGACTTTCCCGATGTAGCTTTAGTAGGCGTTATCAATGCTGACATTGGGCTTACAATGCCCGATTTCCGTAGCACCGAGAAGATATTTCAGCTAATAAACCAAGTCGCGGGACGCGCCGGCCGTAGCGAAATTCGTGGCGAGGTAATAATTCAGACCCACCGGCCAGATTCGCCTGCTATAGATTTTGCTGTTAACAGCGATGTTAAATCATTTTTCGAGACCGAGCTTAAATCACGCAAGGAGCTTAAGTATCCGCCTTTTGGGAGGATTGTGCGCGTTATCGTTTCGGGAAAAGACCCTTCGGATGTTCGCTTGGCGATTTTCCGCCTTAAACGCGAGCTTCGAAGAATAGATTCAGCCGGAAACAAATATGGGATACTCGGTCCGGCTACATGCCCGCTCTCCAAACTCCGTGAGCAATACCGCTGGCATCTTCTATTAAAAACAGAAAAACCACAATCCACGGTGGAAATAGTAAAACGGATAACGAGCAAGCTATCTACTCGCGTCCAATATAAAATCGTCGTCGATCCAAACAATTTAATGTAAATTATGTCACTAATAAATCTGGATAAAGCAACTATTGATTATGGATCCGGGCCTGTGCTCGAAGAAATAACTTTCAATCTCGAACATGGCGACAAGATAGGTCTTGTCGGTCCAAATGGCGAGGGTAAAACAACCTTGCTTTCCATTATTACTGGAGCTCTTAAGCCACATTCCGGCGATGTCCATAAGCAGCGCGGACTCAAGATAGGTTTTCTTACACAAGAACACAGACTTGTCGGTAACTTAAGCCTTTTCGAGGCGGTATTTCGCTCGCACCCAGAGATAGGTGCTCTGGAAGAGAGGCTCGCTGAAATCTCGCATGATGGCCTTGATGATAGCAACATGGATGAATACCAGAGCCTCGAAAATAGATTAATTCAGCTTGATGGGTACAATTTTAAAAGTCGCATCGAGGCGATCTTAAACGGTCTCGGTTTTGCCTCTAATCGACTCCAAACACCCATAGAAAACCTCTCTGGAGGAGAGCGTAATCGTGCAGCAATTGCTTGCCTTCTACTCGAAAATCCCGATATCTTGCTTTTAGACGAGCCAACAAATCACATCGATTATGATGGCCTTCAATGGCTCGCGGAGTATCTAGAAAATTCCCAGAAGACTTTCGTTGTGGTATCTCACGACAGATACTTCCTCGACCGAGTGGCCAAGGAAATAATCGAAATCCGCTCTGGAGAGCTTACTAAATTCGCTGGGAATTATAGTTTTTATGAAAAGGAAAGGGGACGCCTCGACAAAGACCTTCTTATCAAATATGAGGCTCAGAGGGCGGAGATACTGCGTGTGCAGGACTTCATTCGCAAGAACATGGCAGGCCAAAAAACCAAACAGGCGCAATCTCGTAGAACAATGCTCTCGAAACTCGAGCGTATAACACCACCATTAAAAGCAGGTGACATTAGAATACGCTTCGCAAAGGCTATTCGAGGCGGAGACGACGTCCTTCACCTTGATAAACTCGGCATGGCCTTTGGGGAAAGGCATCTTTACGAAAATTTCAACCTGTTCGTCCGAAGGGGCGAAAGAATCGGCATAGTTGGCCCAAACGGAT
This genomic window contains:
- a CDS encoding tetratricopeptide repeat protein: MRKRFALLCVVVSFAFFLACQSAELTSARIYVQQNDYENALKQLKVAEQKEPTNPEVFIMLGKLYAEMDSFALMTKSFDRALELDSTGVKDIDAWRIDKRAKVFRKGQKAGERKKWEQAIEYSETAVLIDPSYVDGWYNLGYFYQKAGAEEKSKEAYFKAYQLEPDNLMLAKQAAVFKYNEGNTDEAIDILNKVLENGEPDIESYTLLGNLYVSKGEAAKAEKVLDKAEALDPNNANLLFDRGVAKYNQKDFDGAIIYFGKILEIDTNNRDALYNLSLSQFSAGNYKSAIVSAEKLVKNNPQDREGWEQFSMSLLRGEQVQKGKTANLVVESLDAMTEGDFDTAIKNLQSVTKKNKDWCAAWAVLKVACDEKGDSEGSTAAQAGLDSCGK
- the priA gene encoding primosomal protein N' is translated as MKAKYADIAVPSGPDMVFTYEIPEWAEDKILPGMRVIVPFRRTHTVGIVVRLLGDTKLKRTKMISELPDDKPLFTSNMMNLLYWLSNYYACPLGDTYRAALPGGIGIDVERIIALDLSKKLEGKLPKKAQAILELLNQSGELKEDTLRNLVGKNGFFPAMDELRAKGVIRIQLRSRRTKKIRTVLTAKSALNPDEISEVLAKIRSNASNQRGLLELLAENPKKEHIRRDLSSRFGAATIKKAVDNNWLTEASEEVYRRPGINQRLVSHIIPPILTEAQSDAVKTIMDSIVKREYKTFLLWGVTGSGKTEVYMRAALTAREANMGVLLLVPEIALTPQLWGCFEARFPNEVAVLHSALKPGERFDAWRRLADGDLKIAIGPRSAVFAPVQNLGLIVIDEEHESSYKQEEPPPYYNARDAAIVRASIEKCPVILGSATPSAESYYNSLTGKYHLLEMPERIPGAELPGVRIVDMTQEREEFNNYASLSRELEAKLIETIDRGFRAMLLINRRGFSSFLQCPDCGYIPTCEACGIGLTYHKTDNTLRCHYCAAESEAPAVCPECGSSVIKFRGHGTERIEEELAEIIPPEKIFRLDADSAKIEGAAKILNDFQNIPGSVLIGTQMIAKGHDFPDVALVGVINADIGLTMPDFRSTEKIFQLINQVAGRAGRSEIRGEVIIQTHRPDSPAIDFAVNSDVKSFFETELKSRKELKYPPFGRIVRVIVSGKDPSDVRLAIFRLKRELRRIDSAGNKYGILGPATCPLSKLREQYRWHLLLKTEKPQSTVEIVKRITSKLSTRVQYKIVVDPNNLM
- a CDS encoding type IX secretion system membrane protein PorP/SprF; the encoded protein is MKKLHIIALIFISGVILATPRGEAVGSFSSFISEDAISDGNPALASINKNHIFIISYKSPFAGLGEPVNLANVGYLHSLRSFSTGLSWGLTQSDIYSISNLGLVFSKNIGVLSLGARARMIFDSYDEGDFDFGPEDNIDDPIFDNGNSKLVFTGDVGLTIRLKSRFNFGLSMENLIDPDMALDGVFESKSGRELNSQLRFDMSKHGSIYGNLSYAFSAPEGSYFGYGLGYESMPIGELLNFRAGFNDRDLSLGAGFNFDWMIPLRFDYTFSYHHSELGKASTGHGFALVGYIEPLVVLPDLAVNISSDKEKYAIDDTMHIHLKAYTSALEAKAVSVELKIDGDVLKVFTVDKLSPELPQVFDFEYLCKKAGKLDLEAIIDSKNTIKESDEENNSAITSVEIFFPPTIEVSATPKTLRINQASYINQDESIVPVIFFTQGSSEIDIRFDSLLDILSERILLNPSAKFVINGYYDSLSEPDSREIAAKRARAVRSALLKRAAEAKARIIIGDEPPDKRRVARESQYTEYQRLVDEENRRVEIEIEMPDVRFESDVALFDSHQAKNIVADVLDELKSNPLSMLVIRVSEKGVLLEEAIYKSLQIKRILLGELPEFLKHRVLASSDETLSEGKVLAFLSGDAIAYKPREIHSALSYEPEEFADCQIVFSAHSEIDISEWELFFLDEKDNRLLTIASGEDRVNERISWDWRDSEGGLIPFGEKFAVCISAVDELGQTSEKCTRKELGTEVIYREERTDRLLLVQFIFDAPSPQSRYLKDRLEWVARYIVEKGSSDESSIYAELQGHTDIIGGHRRNLELSRDRAKSVEIRLMAYMTGILELTDGENLEQWMIEHDVNILSKGYAETEPYTLELWKEGFLVREQIGDDGLPEGRVINRRVVVTITETRENGGEDE
- a CDS encoding ABC-F family ATP-binding cassette domain-containing protein; amino-acid sequence: MSLINLDKATIDYGSGPVLEEITFNLEHGDKIGLVGPNGEGKTTLLSIITGALKPHSGDVHKQRGLKIGFLTQEHRLVGNLSLFEAVFRSHPEIGALEERLAEISHDGLDDSNMDEYQSLENRLIQLDGYNFKSRIEAILNGLGFASNRLQTPIENLSGGERNRAAIACLLLENPDILLLDEPTNHIDYDGLQWLAEYLENSQKTFVVVSHDRYFLDRVAKEIIEIRSGELTKFAGNYSFYEKERGRLDKDLLIKYEAQRAEILRVQDFIRKNMAGQKTKQAQSRRTMLSKLERITPPLKAGDIRIRFAKAIRGGDDVLHLDKLGMAFGERHLYENFNLFVRRGERIGIVGPNGCGKTTLISTIAGKTTPTSGKVRLGAGIKMSYYSQDFKEIDESNSAYEEIHSFDTMMTEETIRSSLALFSLYNDNIFRPLRTFSGGEIARVAILKMLLGESNLLLLDEPTNHLDIKSRITLEKALTKFEGTVIVVSHDRYFLQTIAQKIIAFEPHGIKTFDGGFEYYLERREIKRKNSTHTKLPAICPSSAHEKPATKTSAKSLFKMQKEHDEVESEISRIENEMTRVSELLSEDHVTSEWTRMSALLNEYENLSMRLEKLLHRWEQLEESLQI